A genomic segment from Defluviitalea raffinosedens encodes:
- the typA gene encoding translational GTPase TypA: protein MSQQRNDIRNIAIIAHVDHGKTTLVDELLKQSGIFRANQEVKDRVMDSNDLERERGITILSKNTAVYYKDVKINIVDTPGHADFGGEVERVLKMVNGVILVVDAFEGPMPQTKFVLKKALDLELPVIVCINKIDRPEARPEEVIDEVLELFIELEADESQLDCPFVFASAKNGTASLDSSVQGENMQALFETIVEYIPAPVGSPDDPLQLLISTIDYNEYVGRIGIGKVERGTIKVNQEVVIVNALDESKNQKVKITKIYQFEGLQRVPVESASVGDIVAVSGIEGIHIGDTVCDVQYPEPVPFVKISEPTLAMTFSVNDSPFAGQEGKFVTSRNLRDRLFKELQTDVSLRVEETDSTDSFKVSGRGELHLSILIETMRREGYEFQVSKPEVLYKDVDGKRYEPMEKATIDVPEEFVGAVMEKLGRRKGELINMTSSKGGYTRLEFSIPSRGLIGYRSEFLTDTKGNGILNTIFDGYAPYKGDIERRTQGSLIAFESGEAVTYGLYNAQERGVLFIQPGTKVYEGMVVGQNPKGEDIEVNVCKKKHVTNMRSSTADEALRLSPPKIMSLEECLEFIEDDELLEVTPLSLRIRKRILNSGERQRAKRRKQ, encoded by the coding sequence GTGAGTCAGCAAAGAAATGATATAAGAAATATAGCGATTATTGCACACGTAGATCATGGTAAAACCACATTGGTGGATGAACTTTTAAAACAAAGTGGTATATTTCGGGCTAACCAGGAAGTAAAAGATAGAGTTATGGATTCCAATGACTTGGAAAGAGAAAGAGGTATTACAATTTTATCTAAAAATACAGCAGTTTATTATAAGGATGTTAAGATCAATATTGTTGATACACCTGGACATGCAGATTTTGGAGGAGAAGTAGAACGAGTTCTTAAAATGGTCAACGGCGTTATTCTTGTTGTGGATGCATTTGAAGGACCAATGCCGCAAACTAAATTCGTTTTAAAGAAAGCATTAGATCTTGAATTACCTGTCATTGTATGTATTAATAAAATTGACAGACCAGAAGCAAGACCTGAAGAAGTGATTGATGAAGTATTAGAGTTATTTATTGAATTAGAGGCAGATGAAAGTCAGCTGGATTGTCCTTTTGTATTTGCGTCAGCTAAAAATGGTACGGCTTCTTTAGACAGCTCTGTTCAGGGGGAAAATATGCAGGCCCTTTTTGAAACAATTGTAGAATATATACCTGCACCGGTTGGCAGCCCTGATGATCCTTTGCAACTACTTATATCCACAATTGATTATAATGAGTATGTTGGCCGAATAGGTATTGGTAAAGTTGAAAGAGGAACGATTAAAGTCAATCAAGAGGTCGTTATAGTTAATGCATTGGATGAAAGTAAAAATCAAAAGGTAAAAATCACAAAGATTTATCAGTTTGAGGGATTACAAAGAGTTCCTGTTGAAAGTGCTTCAGTAGGTGATATTGTTGCTGTTTCAGGCATAGAAGGTATTCATATTGGAGACACGGTTTGTGACGTACAATATCCAGAACCTGTTCCTTTTGTTAAAATATCCGAGCCGACTTTAGCTATGACTTTTTCAGTTAATGATAGTCCTTTTGCAGGGCAGGAAGGTAAATTTGTTACTTCCAGAAATTTAAGAGATCGATTATTTAAAGAGCTTCAAACGGATGTAAGTTTAAGAGTAGAAGAAACGGATTCCACAGATTCTTTTAAAGTATCCGGAAGAGGAGAATTACATTTATCTATTTTGATTGAAACCATGAGAAGAGAAGGCTACGAGTTTCAGGTGTCCAAGCCTGAAGTTTTATACAAAGATGTGGATGGAAAACGTTATGAGCCCATGGAAAAAGCAACAATTGATGTTCCGGAAGAATTTGTTGGAGCAGTTATGGAAAAGTTGGGAAGAAGAAAAGGAGAACTGATTAACATGACATCCTCAAAGGGTGGTTATACCCGTTTGGAATTTTCTATTCCTTCAAGAGGATTGATTGGTTATCGTTCTGAATTCCTTACAGATACGAAGGGTAATGGTATTTTAAATACAATTTTTGATGGATATGCACCGTATAAAGGGGACATAGAAAGAAGAACGCAAGGGTCTCTTATAGCCTTTGAATCAGGAGAAGCTGTGACTTATGGGCTTTATAATGCACAGGAAAGAGGCGTTTTGTTTATTCAACCGGGGACAAAAGTATATGAAGGTATGGTTGTAGGGCAAAACCCAAAAGGTGAAGACATTGAAGTGAATGTTTGCAAGAAAAAACATGTAACGAATATGCGCTCATCTACTGCTGACGAAGCCTTAAGATTATCTCCGCCCAAAATTATGAGTTTAGAAGAATGTCTTGAATTCATTGAAGATGATGAGCTTTTGGAAGTAACACCTTTAAGTTTGAGAATTAGAAAAAGAATTTTAAATAGTGGAGAACGACAAAGAGCAAAAAGAAGGAAACAGTAA
- a CDS encoding putative polysaccharide biosynthesis protein, whose protein sequence is MKKKNAGGALVKQAAILAAASLIVRVIGLIYRWPLTNMIGDDGNGLYGIAFNIYLLFFIISSSGLPASISKMVSERIALKQYKNAHKVFKVSLLLASVSGLICSLILWFGAKPIAKFMDNTRIVYSMMALAPTLLIVALMSAFRGYYQGMNTMVPTAISQIIEQVFNAVFSIILAGFLLKYGVEYGAAGGTMGTGIGALMGLLFLVFVYILARPRIMKRVNRQNDDEVNESSVSILKTLLLTSVPIIIGSTIFSFTNLVDVKMVMSILQSIGMTELEANELYGQLSGKYVTLTNLPISISTALATAIVPSIAASVALKEKKVVMNKVNLAMRVAMMLAAPSAVGLFVLGDPILKMLFPKYPAGGDLLRLGALAVIFQSLVQVATAILQGIGKPNIPAMNAGVGVIIKILLNFFLISIPSVNIKGAIISTIVCYMVIAYLDMKEAIRRTKVNLEIINTFIKPLGAGIGMGVFSFVFYELILWGTANNTVSTLGSILLSIIVYLGILFAIGGIGKEEVLLLPKGEIIASKLIEIGIIRE, encoded by the coding sequence ATGAAGAAAAAGAATGCCGGGGGGGCATTGGTTAAACAGGCCGCTATTTTGGCTGCTGCCAGTTTAATTGTACGAGTGATTGGACTCATTTATCGCTGGCCATTGACAAATATGATTGGTGACGATGGCAACGGTCTCTATGGCATAGCCTTTAATATCTATCTTTTATTTTTTATCATTTCGTCTTCTGGATTGCCTGCTTCAATTTCTAAAATGGTATCAGAAAGAATAGCATTAAAACAGTATAAAAATGCCCATAAAGTATTTAAAGTATCTTTATTACTGGCGTCCGTATCAGGTTTGATATGTTCTTTAATTCTATGGTTCGGAGCAAAGCCTATTGCAAAATTCATGGACAATACACGAATCGTGTATAGTATGATGGCTTTGGCACCAACATTATTAATTGTTGCACTTATGAGTGCTTTTAGAGGGTACTATCAGGGTATGAATACGATGGTGCCAACGGCAATTTCTCAGATTATAGAACAGGTGTTTAATGCAGTATTTAGTATTATCTTGGCAGGTTTTTTACTGAAATATGGTGTCGAATATGGTGCGGCCGGAGGTACGATGGGGACAGGAATCGGGGCACTGATGGGCTTGCTATTTCTTGTCTTTGTTTATATATTGGCACGTCCCAGGATCATGAAAAGAGTGAATAGGCAAAACGATGATGAAGTGAATGAGTCGTCTGTGAGTATATTAAAAACGCTTCTTTTGACGTCTGTTCCAATCATTATCGGAAGCACTATTTTTAGTTTCACCAATTTAGTTGATGTAAAAATGGTAATGTCGATTCTACAGTCCATTGGTATGACAGAACTAGAGGCCAATGAACTTTACGGGCAGTTATCAGGAAAATATGTTACTTTGACCAATCTCCCTATCTCTATTTCAACTGCATTGGCTACTGCCATTGTTCCCAGTATAGCAGCATCCGTAGCTTTAAAAGAAAAAAAGGTAGTCATGAATAAAGTTAATCTTGCAATGAGAGTGGCAATGATGCTGGCGGCACCTTCAGCTGTTGGTCTGTTTGTTTTGGGTGATCCCATACTAAAAATGTTATTTCCTAAATATCCTGCAGGGGGAGATCTTCTTAGATTAGGTGCCCTGGCAGTTATTTTTCAATCGTTAGTTCAAGTGGCAACAGCCATTTTGCAGGGTATTGGCAAGCCAAATATACCAGCAATGAATGCTGGTGTAGGGGTTATAATAAAGATCCTGCTTAACTTTTTCTTAATTTCAATACCATCAGTAAATATTAAAGGCGCAATCATTAGCACTATTGTTTGCTATATGGTCATTGCATATTTAGATATGAAAGAAGCAATTCGCCGAACAAAAGTCAACCTTGAAATAATTAATACTTTTATAAAACCTCTTGGTGCCGGAATAGGAATGGGGGTATTCTCTTTTGTGTTTTATGAGCTTATTTTATGGGGAACTGCTAATAATACAGTGTCGACTCTAGGTTCTATATTATTATCCATTATTGTATATCTTGGTATACTATTTGCCATAGGAGGCATAGGCAAAGAAGAGGTTCTTCTTTTGCCTAAAGGAGAAATTATAGCATCAAAATTGATTGAGATAGGCATTATCAGAGAATGA
- a CDS encoding NAD(P)/FAD-dependent oxidoreductase has product MKKPHKVLVIGGGAAGLVAAVAAGRNGAEVIVLERMDRVGKKILATGNGRCNLTNINIDLKRYHSSYPKFVKGVLNQFNLHQTLDFFEQMGIAYKIEDAGKVFPMSEQASSVLDVLRYELQLLKVQEECNAEVIKIQRKNNQFVLSLKDGRKITGDKVILATGGKSSPNLGSNGSGYELVIPFGHKLISPFPALVQLVLDAWFLKRLKGVKFDGKVSAVADNNVLQTEFGEVLFTEYGISGPPILQLSRKAGEILHQKKSRPYIFIDVFPDLSEDQIENMILSRFSYHPEKSIEFSFVGMMNKRLIPVILKEAGIEDLNKSCAQINAKERKNIVNILKNWQIPIKGTQSWMQSQVTAGGIDVRDIDPNTMESKLIPGLYFAGEIMDVDGDCGGFNLQWAWSSGYIAGEVAAKA; this is encoded by the coding sequence ATGAAAAAACCACATAAGGTATTGGTTATTGGCGGAGGTGCGGCGGGTCTTGTGGCTGCAGTTGCAGCGGGCAGAAACGGTGCCGAAGTCATAGTTTTAGAAAGAATGGACAGAGTAGGCAAAAAGATTTTGGCGACTGGAAATGGGAGATGCAATCTGACAAATATTAATATAGATCTGAAAAGGTATCACAGCTCGTATCCCAAATTTGTTAAAGGTGTTTTAAACCAATTTAATCTTCATCAGACCCTTGACTTTTTTGAACAGATGGGGATTGCCTATAAAATAGAAGATGCCGGAAAAGTATTTCCTATGTCCGAACAAGCATCCAGTGTACTTGACGTTCTTCGTTACGAATTACAACTTCTTAAAGTGCAAGAAGAATGTAATGCAGAAGTCATCAAAATTCAAAGAAAAAATAATCAATTCGTTTTATCATTGAAAGATGGAAGAAAGATCACAGGAGATAAAGTGATTCTTGCCACGGGAGGCAAATCGTCTCCTAATTTGGGCTCAAACGGAAGCGGATATGAACTGGTTATTCCCTTTGGACATAAATTAATTAGTCCCTTTCCGGCATTGGTACAGCTGGTATTGGATGCCTGGTTTTTAAAAAGACTTAAAGGAGTTAAATTCGATGGCAAGGTATCTGCTGTTGCAGATAATAATGTTTTGCAAACAGAGTTTGGAGAAGTACTTTTTACTGAGTATGGGATTTCCGGTCCTCCTATTTTACAACTTAGCAGAAAAGCTGGAGAAATACTTCATCAAAAAAAATCAAGACCTTACATTTTTATAGATGTATTTCCAGATTTATCAGAAGATCAAATCGAAAACATGATTTTAAGCAGATTCTCCTATCATCCGGAAAAGTCAATTGAATTTAGTTTTGTAGGAATGATGAATAAACGCTTAATTCCTGTCATTTTAAAAGAAGCAGGAATTGAGGATTTGAATAAATCTTGTGCTCAGATTAATGCTAAAGAAAGAAAAAATATCGTTAACATCTTGAAAAACTGGCAAATTCCTATTAAGGGAACACAATCCTGGATGCAATCTCAGGTAACGGCTGGAGGGATTGATGTTAGAGATATTGATCCGAATACAATGGAATCCAAATTAATACCTGGACTTTATTTTGCAGGTGAAATTATGGATGTAGACGGAGATTGTGGAGGTTTTAACCTGCAGTGGGCATGGTCTTCAGGATATATTGCGGGAGAAGTCGCAGCTAAAGCATGA
- a CDS encoding histidinol-phosphatase HisJ family protein encodes MFYADYHAHSSFSTDSNAEMEDLIKTAITLGLKQIAFTDHIDYDYPDPAFPFMIDYDHYIKVFDALKEKYKDQIEVVLGVEIGFQPHVAKQIEEVLSQYPFDFVICSTHVCDRLDLYNGDFFKDKDQKNAYLRYFECVLYNVKNFFNYDVYGHIDYINRYGNYKNKSLSYEDYKEVIDSILKTIIESGKGIEINTSGFRYGLGYAHPQLAILKRYKELGGKIITIGSDAHSSKDLASHFDEAYKLIKAAGFSEITLFKNRKPYFIKL; translated from the coding sequence ATGTTCTATGCCGATTATCATGCTCACTCTTCCTTTTCCACAGACAGCAATGCAGAAATGGAAGATCTGATAAAAACTGCAATTACATTGGGCTTAAAACAAATAGCATTTACGGATCATATTGATTACGACTACCCTGATCCAGCATTTCCTTTTATGATTGATTATGATCATTATATAAAAGTATTTGATGCATTAAAAGAAAAATATAAGGATCAAATAGAAGTTGTTTTAGGCGTTGAAATAGGATTTCAACCCCATGTAGCAAAGCAAATTGAAGAAGTCCTTTCCCAATATCCATTCGATTTTGTTATATGTTCTACCCATGTATGCGATCGATTGGATTTATACAATGGAGACTTTTTTAAGGATAAGGATCAAAAAAATGCATATCTTAGGTACTTTGAATGTGTATTATATAATGTAAAGAACTTCTTTAACTATGATGTCTATGGTCACATAGACTATATTAATCGTTATGGGAATTATAAAAACAAAAGTCTTTCCTATGAAGATTATAAAGAAGTCATCGATTCTATTCTTAAAACAATTATAGAGTCAGGAAAAGGCATTGAAATCAATACTTCAGGATTTAGGTATGGACTTGGATATGCTCATCCTCAGCTTGCAATTCTAAAAAGATATAAAGAATTAGGAGGAAAAATCATCACCATTGGTTCTGATGCCCATTCATCGAAAGACCTAGCCTCTCATTTTGATGAAGCATACAAGCTTATAAAAGCAGCCGGTTTTTCAGAAATTACTTTATTCAAAAACAGAAAACCATATTTTATAAAATTATAA
- a CDS encoding DUF1292 domain-containing protein has product MSEHDCGCNHDHEHDHAHDHDCGCDHTHDEGEVIYLTLDDDTELKCDVVGTFEVDNKDYIALLPEGEDQVLLYGYREDEEGLEILNIDDDAEFDRVSEAFMDEFSEFIDGEDFEYYDDEDFEEDEEE; this is encoded by the coding sequence ATGTCAGAACACGATTGCGGATGTAATCACGACCACGAACACGATCATGCTCACGATCATGATTGCGGTTGCGACCATACTCATGATGAAGGAGAAGTTATTTATTTAACACTTGATGACGATACTGAATTAAAATGTGATGTTGTAGGAACTTTTGAAGTAGACAACAAGGATTATATAGCCCTTCTTCCAGAAGGTGAAGATCAAGTTTTACTTTATGGATACAGAGAAGATGAAGAAGGACTAGAAATCTTAAACATTGACGATGATGCTGAATTTGATAGAGTATCTGAAGCATTCATGGATGAGTTTTCCGAATTTATAGATGGCGAAGACTTCGAATACTATGACGATGAAGATTTTGAAGAAGATGAAGAAGAATAA
- the safA gene encoding SafA/ExsA family spore coat assembly protein encodes MKRKIVLIATLFILFSVPAFAQSITYTVQPGDSMWKIAVKYQIGLSEIISANPQIKNPALIYPNQKITIPNIDDIKAEENEVIRLVNAERAKQGLPALKANWELSRVARMKSQDMINKNYFSHQSPTYGSPFNMMENFGIKFSSAGENIAKGQQSASAVMNAWMNSPGHRSNILSASYTEIGVGLAKSKNGTKYWTQMFIRP; translated from the coding sequence ATGAAAAGAAAAATTGTACTCATAGCAACTTTGTTTATTTTATTTTCAGTACCAGCTTTTGCTCAATCTATTACCTACACTGTTCAACCAGGAGACAGTATGTGGAAAATTGCCGTAAAATATCAAATTGGGCTAAGTGAAATTATTTCAGCAAATCCTCAGATTAAAAATCCAGCACTTATTTATCCTAATCAAAAAATCACTATTCCAAATATTGATGATATAAAGGCAGAAGAAAATGAAGTCATTCGATTAGTAAATGCGGAAAGAGCTAAACAAGGTCTTCCTGCTCTGAAAGCTAACTGGGAACTCTCCAGAGTAGCAAGAATGAAATCTCAGGATATGATCAATAAAAACTACTTTTCTCATCAATCACCCACATATGGCTCACCATTTAATATGATGGAAAACTTCGGTATTAAATTTTCATCAGCCGGTGAAAATATTGCAAAAGGACAACAGTCCGCATCTGCAGTAATGAATGCCTGGATGAATTCTCCTGGACATAGAAGCAATATCTTAAGTGCTTCTTATACTGAAATCGGTGTAGGCTTAGCTAAAAGCAAAAATGGAACAAAATATTGGACACAAATGTTTATACGTCCTTAA
- a CDS encoding DegV family protein, giving the protein MSVKIITDSGSDLPKEIVNQYDIHVIPFYVYLGEEEFLDGETIDPHKLYSDMRNGKVYKTAQVTPEIFKEVFIKYAQQNQSCIYIAFSSALSGTYQASLVAREEVLEEYPEFQLDIIDTKCASLGFGLVVYKAAQMAKEGKSQEEIVEAVQFYSEHMMHVFTVDDLEYLYRGGRVSRTSAFIGGILNIKPILVVKDGKLVPIEKVRGRKKSIKRLVEIVEEKGVNLSNQLIGISHGDSLDEAEEIKNLMTEKFGCKDFIIHIIGSAIGAHSGPGTLAIYFLDQEFHS; this is encoded by the coding sequence ATGTCTGTTAAAATTATTACTGATAGTGGCTCCGATCTACCTAAAGAAATAGTGAACCAATATGATATTCATGTTATTCCATTCTACGTTTATTTAGGCGAAGAAGAATTTCTTGATGGTGAAACAATAGATCCACATAAACTATATAGTGATATGCGTAATGGTAAAGTTTATAAAACGGCGCAGGTTACACCTGAAATTTTTAAAGAAGTTTTCATAAAATATGCACAACAGAATCAAAGCTGTATATACATTGCTTTTTCTTCGGCATTATCAGGTACATATCAAGCTTCTCTCGTTGCCAGAGAAGAAGTATTAGAAGAATACCCGGAATTTCAGTTAGATATTATTGACACCAAATGTGCTTCTTTAGGTTTTGGACTTGTTGTTTATAAAGCAGCTCAGATGGCGAAAGAAGGAAAATCTCAAGAAGAAATTGTTGAAGCAGTTCAATTTTACTCAGAGCATATGATGCATGTTTTTACAGTAGATGATTTAGAGTATCTTTATCGAGGAGGCAGGGTAAGTCGTACTTCTGCTTTTATCGGAGGTATTTTAAATATTAAGCCTATTCTTGTTGTTAAAGATGGAAAGCTTGTGCCTATAGAAAAAGTCAGAGGAAGAAAAAAATCTATCAAAAGACTTGTTGAAATTGTAGAAGAAAAAGGCGTCAATCTTTCAAACCAATTGATTGGAATCAGTCATGGAGATTCACTGGACGAAGCAGAAGAAATTAAAAATTTGATGACAGAAAAGTTTGGCTGTAAAGATTTCATCATTCATATTATTGGATCTGCTATAGGTGCCCATTCAGGTCCTGGAACACTGGCTATTTACTTTTTAGATCAGGAGTTCCATTCATAA
- a CDS encoding HAD-IB family hydrolase — MRIIKTIAAFFDIDGTLYREGLITEMFKKLIRYDIVEPKRWHEEVKPKFIKWDNRIGEYDDYLLEMAEIYINAIQGVDSAIIQFIAKQVVEQKGGRVYTFTRDRISWHKQQNHKVITISGSPIELVKEMSARYDMDDYRGSIYICNNQKYTGEVIPMWDSRSKKKAVDELAKKYNIDLESSYAYGDTAGDLSMLESVGNPYCINPTRELIDLVMNNESLKQRIKIIVERKDMIYYLDSNYFKNKK; from the coding sequence GTGAGGATCATTAAAACAATAGCTGCTTTTTTTGATATAGATGGTACGCTGTACAGAGAAGGTCTTATAACTGAGATGTTTAAAAAACTCATTCGATATGATATTGTTGAGCCGAAAAGGTGGCATGAAGAAGTAAAACCTAAATTTATTAAATGGGATAATAGAATAGGCGAATATGATGACTATCTTTTAGAAATGGCAGAGATTTATATCAATGCTATACAAGGAGTCGATTCGGCAATCATTCAATTTATAGCAAAACAAGTGGTTGAACAAAAGGGTGGAAGAGTTTATACTTTTACAAGGGACAGAATCTCATGGCATAAACAGCAAAACCATAAAGTTATTACGATATCAGGCAGTCCTATTGAGCTGGTAAAAGAAATGTCAGCCAGATATGATATGGATGATTATAGAGGAAGTATTTATATTTGCAATAATCAAAAATATACCGGTGAAGTGATCCCTATGTGGGACAGCAGAAGCAAGAAAAAAGCGGTAGATGAATTAGCTAAGAAATATAACATTGATTTAGAAAGCAGTTATGCCTATGGAGATACTGCAGGCGACTTATCTATGCTGGAAAGCGTGGGTAATCCCTATTGTATCAATCCAACAAGAGAATTAATAGATTTGGTTATGAACAATGAATCTTTAAAGCAAAGAATTAAAATAATTGTTGAAAGAAAAGATATGATCTATTACTTGGATTCTAATTACTTTAAAAATAAAAAGTAA
- the proB gene encoding glutamate 5-kinase codes for MDTRNELKNSKRIVIKIGTSSLTHPNGSLHYARMEQLARVLSDLRNSGKEVVLVSSGAIGVGAERLGCKERPKEVEMKQAAAAVGQAILMQIYEKFFSEYNQVIAQILLTKDVLEDSIKKINAQNTFNTLLKMGVIPIVNENDTVATEELQESIFGDNDTLSAMVAVLIEADLLILLSDIEGLYTQDPRDCPDAVLIDTVPEITDEIENLAGGVGSSLGTGGMITKISAAKIANNNGVNMVIANGENLTNIHRILEGEIVGTLFEKRTQE; via the coding sequence ATGGATACAAGAAACGAACTTAAAAATAGCAAAAGAATTGTTATTAAAATTGGAACTTCTTCATTAACTCATCCAAATGGATCGCTTCATTATGCTAGAATGGAGCAGCTAGCCAGAGTTTTATCTGATTTAAGAAATTCAGGTAAAGAGGTAGTCTTAGTTTCTTCTGGAGCTATTGGCGTTGGTGCTGAAAGGCTGGGATGTAAAGAACGTCCAAAAGAAGTTGAAATGAAACAAGCTGCTGCGGCTGTAGGGCAAGCAATACTCATGCAAATTTACGAAAAATTTTTCAGCGAATATAATCAAGTAATTGCACAAATCCTATTAACTAAAGATGTTTTAGAAGATTCTATTAAAAAAATCAATGCACAAAATACTTTTAATACATTACTTAAAATGGGAGTTATTCCCATTGTTAATGAAAACGATACAGTTGCTACTGAAGAACTGCAAGAAAGCATTTTTGGTGATAATGATACTTTATCGGCCATGGTTGCCGTATTAATTGAAGCAGATTTGCTTATTCTTCTGTCTGATATAGAGGGGTTATATACACAGGATCCACGTGATTGTCCTGATGCAGTGCTAATCGATACAGTTCCAGAAATTACAGATGAAATAGAAAACCTTGCTGGAGGAGTAGGAAGTAGTTTAGGGACTGGCGGTATGATTACAAAAATTTCCGCAGCCAAAATTGCAAACAATAATGGTGTAAATATGGTAATCGCAAATGGTGAAAATTTAACCAATATACATAGAATATTAGAAGGAGAAATAGTGGGAACACTGTTTGAAAAACGTACACAAGAGTAA
- a CDS encoding DUF896 domain-containing protein, producing the protein MEEKKINRINELYKKQKSVGLTQEEKIEQEQLRREYIELVKRNFRLTMGNVKIQNEDGTIRDLKSK; encoded by the coding sequence ATGGAAGAGAAAAAAATAAACAGAATCAATGAGTTGTATAAAAAGCAGAAATCCGTTGGGCTTACCCAAGAAGAAAAAATAGAGCAGGAGCAACTGCGAAGAGAATATATCGAACTGGTAAAAAGAAATTTTAGGTTAACTATGGGAAATGTGAAAATTCAAAATGAAGACGGAACCATAAGGGATTTAAAATCTAAATAG
- a CDS encoding zinc-ribbon domain-containing protein — protein MSYCRECGKIIEDGQKECPYCGTEVNDTINIENHIEDHIENRNVEVKSEKDEEEPIIKIISDEPIIKTTPEEEPTIKTKHFEESPSVTENKFGSNQKIPEKNTQPLNNWIKVTLSVLISALPGIGSLIGIIAAIIFMTKEDEDRKTFGYALLTYSIIYLIFICTCCMIFAFGFNNFQYYQ, from the coding sequence GTGAGTTATTGCAGAGAATGCGGAAAAATTATTGAAGACGGTCAAAAAGAATGTCCTTACTGTGGAACAGAGGTAAATGACACCATTAATATAGAAAACCATATAGAAGATCATATAGAAAATCGAAATGTTGAGGTAAAATCAGAGAAAGACGAAGAAGAGCCAATTATTAAGATTATATCAGATGAACCCATTATTAAAACTACACCTGAAGAAGAACCAACTATTAAGACGAAACATTTTGAAGAATCTCCTTCTGTGACAGAAAATAAATTTGGTTCAAATCAGAAGATACCTGAAAAGAATACACAGCCCCTTAACAATTGGATAAAGGTTACGCTTTCTGTTTTGATTTCTGCATTGCCAGGAATAGGTTCTTTAATCGGTATTATTGCAGCGATCATTTTTATGACCAAAGAAGATGAGGATCGAAAAACCTTTGGATATGCGTTGCTTACTTATAGTATTATATATCTTATTTTCATCTGTACTTGCTGTATGATCTTTGCTTTTGGCTTCAATAATTTTCAGTATTATCAGTAA
- a CDS encoding DUF2085 domain-containing protein: MMQWIYFIGRSVCHQIPERSFFIGNHQLPLCARCTGIYMGVFLGFLYLFSRKRWKGNKPPSLKILLFILLSWIPMMIDGATSYIGLRASNNIARLITGFLFGVFWPVFILLLKNYQVMKGNNLSIVENYKDLIIMICALIPFAGIFSMQSIVVWWSISGITVGTLIYVYVQMIFIIIRNLLVSMNKKIIYFISFIISMMIMSGLSWLNDFLLAQYR; encoded by the coding sequence ATGATGCAATGGATTTATTTTATAGGTCGTTCAGTATGCCATCAAATTCCTGAACGTTCTTTTTTTATTGGGAATCACCAATTGCCTCTTTGTGCGAGGTGTACAGGAATATACATGGGAGTATTCCTGGGCTTTTTATATCTGTTTTCTAGAAAGCGATGGAAAGGAAATAAGCCTCCTTCCTTAAAAATACTGCTGTTTATTTTACTTAGCTGGATTCCTATGATGATTGATGGAGCAACGTCTTATATAGGACTCAGGGCATCTAATAATATAGCGCGATTGATTACTGGATTTTTATTTGGAGTTTTTTGGCCTGTTTTCATTCTTTTGCTTAAAAACTATCAGGTTATGAAAGGGAATAATTTAAGTATTGTTGAGAATTATAAGGATTTAATCATTATGATTTGTGCTTTGATCCCTTTTGCAGGGATATTTTCGATGCAATCAATTGTTGTATGGTGGAGTATATCAGGGATTACTGTAGGTACACTTATATATGTTTATGTTCAGATGATTTTCATCATAATAAGGAATTTATTAGTATCGATGAATAAGAAAATTATATATTTTATATCATTTATTATTTCTATGATGATTATGAGCGGATTGTCATGGTTAAATGATTTTCTGTTAGCTCAATACAGATAA